One Phalacrocorax aristotelis chromosome 11, bGulAri2.1, whole genome shotgun sequence DNA segment encodes these proteins:
- the NXT2 gene encoding NTF2-related export protein 2 isoform X3, protein MAASVDFKTYVDQACRAADEFVNIYYETMDKRRRALTRLYLDKATLVWNGNAVSGQEELNKFFEMLPSSEFQVNVLDCQPVHEQATQGQTTVLVVTSGTVKFDGDKQRYFNQNFLLTAQATPTNTVWKIASDCFRFQDWASS, encoded by the exons ATGGCCGCCTCCGTG GATTTCAAAACCTACGTGGATCAAGCCTGTAGAGCTGCAGATGAATTTGTCAACATTTATTATGAGACAATGGATAAAAGAAGAAGG GCTTTAACAAGACTTTATTTGGACAAAGCAACATTAGTTTGGAACGGTAATGCAGTGTCCGGGCAAGAAGAACTGAATAAGTTTTTTGAAATGTTGCCATCTAGTGAATTCCAGGTTAATGTGTTGGACTGCCAGCCTGTTCACG AGCAAGCCACTCAAGGCCAGACGACAGTCCTCGTGGTGACAAGCGGGACAGTAAAATTTGATGGTGACAAGCAGCGCTACTTCAACCAGAACTTCTTGCTGACAGCACAAGCCACCCCTACCAACACGGTGTGGAAGATCGCCAGTGACTGTTTCCGCTTTCAGGACTGGGCCAGTTCGTGA
- the NXT2 gene encoding NTF2-related export protein 2 isoform X1 — MISSLQDFKTYVDQACRAADEFVNIYYETMDKRRRALTRLYLDKATLVWNGNAVSGQEELNKFFEMLPSSEFQVNVLDCQPVHEQATQGQTTVLVVTSGTVKFDGDKQRYFNQNFLLTAQATPTNTVWKIASDCFRFQDWASS, encoded by the exons ATGATTTCTTCTCTCCAGGATTTCAAAACCTACGTGGATCAAGCCTGTAGAGCTGCAGATGAATTTGTCAACATTTATTATGAGACAATGGATAAAAGAAGAAGG GCTTTAACAAGACTTTATTTGGACAAAGCAACATTAGTTTGGAACGGTAATGCAGTGTCCGGGCAAGAAGAACTGAATAAGTTTTTTGAAATGTTGCCATCTAGTGAATTCCAGGTTAATGTGTTGGACTGCCAGCCTGTTCACG AGCAAGCCACTCAAGGCCAGACGACAGTCCTCGTGGTGACAAGCGGGACAGTAAAATTTGATGGTGACAAGCAGCGCTACTTCAACCAGAACTTCTTGCTGACAGCACAAGCCACCCCTACCAACACGGTGTGGAAGATCGCCAGTGACTGTTTCCGCTTTCAGGACTGGGCCAGTTCGTGA
- the NXT2 gene encoding NTF2-related export protein 2 isoform X2 produces the protein MDKRRRALTRLYLDKATLVWNGNAVSGQEELNKFFEMLPSSEFQVNVLDCQPVHEQATQGQTTVLVVTSGTVKFDGDKQRYFNQNFLLTAQATPTNTVWKIASDCFRFQDWASS, from the exons ATGGATAAAAGAAGAAGG GCTTTAACAAGACTTTATTTGGACAAAGCAACATTAGTTTGGAACGGTAATGCAGTGTCCGGGCAAGAAGAACTGAATAAGTTTTTTGAAATGTTGCCATCTAGTGAATTCCAGGTTAATGTGTTGGACTGCCAGCCTGTTCACG AGCAAGCCACTCAAGGCCAGACGACAGTCCTCGTGGTGACAAGCGGGACAGTAAAATTTGATGGTGACAAGCAGCGCTACTTCAACCAGAACTTCTTGCTGACAGCACAAGCCACCCCTACCAACACGGTGTGGAAGATCGCCAGTGACTGTTTCCGCTTTCAGGACTGGGCCAGTTCGTGA
- the KCNE5 gene encoding potassium voltage-gated channel subfamily E regulatory beta subunit 5 produces the protein MNCSEPWQLQDLLGALLRELRRSSSNASDTGIRTRTNTGGDASLYILLIMIFYGCLAGGLILAYTRSRKLESKHDPYHLYIERDWGRSGSGPGEGGGPAEGQRLV, from the coding sequence ATGAACTGCAGCGAGCCCTGGCAGCTGCAGGACCTGCTCGGGGCTTTGCTGCGGGAGCTCcgccgcagcagcagcaacgCCAGCGACACCGGGATCAGGACAAGGACCAACACCGGGGGCGATGCCTCCCTCTACATCCTCCTCATCATGATCTTCTATGGCTGCCTGGCCGGGGGGCTCATCCTGGCCTACACCCGCTCGCGGAAGCTGGAGTCCAAGCACGACCCCTACCACCTCTACATCGAGCGCGACTGGGGCCGCAGCGGCAGCGGcccaggggaggggggcggccccgctgAGGGCCAGCGCCTGGTGTGA